Proteins from a single region of Drosophila willistoni isolate 14030-0811.24 unplaced genomic scaffold, UCI_dwil_1.1 Seg624, whole genome shotgun sequence:
- the LOC26529683 gene encoding protamine-like: protein MRQKACQVQQARPVMNNGYLNFVRSFRKKHCGLKPQELIKMAARAWCSLSEDKKNRYRRMACKVTKSCRHKHRRVCTGK from the exons ATGCGCCAAAAAGCGTGTCAAGTGCAGCAAGCCCGTCCCGTTATGAATAATGGGTATCTGAATTTCGTTCGATCGTTCCGCAAGAAGCATTGTGGTCTAAAGCCACAGGAATTGATCAAAATGGCCGCGCGTGCCTGGTGCAGTTTATCGGAAGATAAGAAGAATCGTTATCGTCGCATG GCCTGCAAGGTAACGAAGAGCTGTCGGCATAAACATCGCCGTGTTTGCACCGGGAAGTAA